Proteins encoded within one genomic window of Actinoplanes octamycinicus:
- a CDS encoding LacI family DNA-binding transcriptional regulator produces MPITIADVAARAKVSKTTVSRVLNGKGELDESTAARVRAVIDELGYVPSARAVNLARGRTRVVGMLVPSLTWPWMGEVLQGAVDVLEAEEYGLLLFTCNRGDDSMRQFAAQVAAKSFDGLLVIEPEGTLDYIKTLHHRGLPMVLIDDRDQLSGEQIPTVGTTNHSGAADAARHLLEIGRHKPLVITGPSRFGCTVQRTDGFVSAFAEAGHPIPAEHVLLGDFTRAAGVEGVREAIAAGRDFDAVFCHNDLCAFGAVQAILDSGRRVPEDVAVVGFDDIPMAAHHQPPLSTVHQPMREMGEAAARSLLAHFEGTPLPNRPTVIPATFTVRASTQP; encoded by the coding sequence GTGCCGATCACCATCGCCGACGTGGCGGCTCGGGCCAAGGTCAGCAAGACGACCGTGTCCCGGGTTCTCAACGGCAAGGGTGAGCTGGACGAGTCGACCGCGGCGCGGGTCCGCGCGGTGATCGACGAGCTCGGCTACGTCCCCAGCGCCCGCGCGGTCAACCTGGCCCGTGGCCGCACCCGGGTGGTCGGCATGCTGGTGCCCTCGCTGACCTGGCCCTGGATGGGCGAGGTGCTGCAGGGCGCGGTGGACGTGCTGGAGGCCGAGGAGTACGGCCTGCTGCTGTTCACCTGCAACCGGGGCGACGACTCGATGCGGCAGTTCGCCGCGCAGGTCGCCGCCAAGTCGTTCGACGGCCTGCTGGTGATCGAGCCGGAGGGCACCCTCGACTACATCAAGACCCTGCACCACCGGGGCCTGCCGATGGTCCTGATCGACGACCGGGACCAGCTCTCCGGCGAGCAGATCCCGACCGTCGGCACCACCAACCACAGCGGTGCGGCCGACGCGGCCCGGCACCTGCTGGAGATCGGGCGCCACAAGCCGCTCGTGATCACCGGGCCGTCCCGGTTCGGCTGCACCGTTCAGCGCACCGACGGCTTCGTCTCGGCCTTCGCCGAGGCCGGTCACCCCATTCCGGCCGAGCACGTGCTGCTCGGCGACTTCACCCGCGCCGCCGGCGTCGAGGGCGTCCGGGAGGCGATCGCCGCCGGACGCGACTTCGACGCCGTCTTCTGCCACAACGACCTCTGCGCCTTCGGCGCCGTGCAGGCCATCCTGGACAGCGGCCGGCGGGTGCCGGAGGACGTCGCGGTGGTCGGCTTCGACGACATCCCGATGGCGGCACACCACCAGCCGCCGCTGTCCACGGTGCACCAGCCGATGCGCGAGATGGGCGAGGCCGCGGCCCGCTCGCTGCTCGCGCACTTCGAGGGCACCCCGCTTCCGAACCGGCCGACGGTGATCCCGGCGACCTTCACCGTGCGCGCCTCCACCCAGCCCTAA
- a CDS encoding ABC transporter substrate-binding protein: MQRRKLFAAALAGVLVTGGLAACGDSPNDNKNSANSKGADFLAIGMPNGTVTESNNPFLGTAAASSLGYRWVMYEPLGMWNNVKPAEPAKPWLAKEITWATDYKALDVTIRDNATWSDGQKLTAEDVAYTFNLIKEKEALNIFALPIDQVTVNGDKVKITFKSSQFTAWHKIISQIPIVPKHVWEKIADPATDPIKQPVGSGPYTLKSFSQQGIVLERRESGYWQDKPAIKELRYTSYADNNAQTTALATGASEWSFVFIPDYQQVFVSKDPQNNKVWAPGVLGIHGLYINTTRKPFDDPKLRQAMNMVINRADIFNQAEAGYFHPELKSVTGLPEGAGDAYITDAYKGKKFSVDVPGAKALLQEAGYKLDGTTLKDKTGKPVTIELSDPAPWSDYQTTLEIIKSNLAEIGIAATVAKPNQNVWDQNVQKGDFGAVMRWTNGGSTPFDIYQTVMDGDLYKPLGTLAQQGNFGRFQSPEATAALKAYANATDDAARTTALATLQKIFVEQAPMLPIGSDNVGGAYSTKNWIGWPTDADPYAPMQPTQSGALDVIMHLKPAGS, encoded by the coding sequence ATGCAGAGAAGGAAGCTGTTCGCGGCCGCCCTGGCAGGCGTGCTCGTTACGGGCGGCCTGGCCGCGTGCGGTGACTCGCCGAACGACAACAAGAACAGCGCCAACAGCAAGGGCGCCGACTTCCTCGCGATCGGCATGCCGAACGGCACCGTGACCGAGAGCAACAACCCGTTCCTCGGCACCGCGGCCGCCTCCTCGCTGGGCTACCGCTGGGTCATGTACGAGCCCCTCGGCATGTGGAACAACGTCAAGCCGGCCGAGCCCGCGAAGCCGTGGCTGGCCAAGGAGATCACCTGGGCGACCGACTACAAGGCGCTCGACGTGACCATCCGGGACAACGCCACCTGGTCCGACGGACAGAAGCTGACCGCCGAGGACGTGGCCTACACCTTCAACCTGATCAAGGAGAAGGAGGCGCTGAACATCTTCGCCCTCCCGATCGATCAGGTCACCGTGAACGGCGACAAGGTGAAGATCACCTTTAAGTCGTCCCAGTTCACCGCGTGGCACAAGATCATCAGCCAGATCCCGATCGTGCCGAAGCACGTCTGGGAGAAGATCGCCGACCCGGCGACCGACCCGATCAAGCAGCCGGTCGGCAGCGGGCCGTACACCCTGAAGTCGTTCAGCCAGCAGGGCATCGTGCTCGAGCGCCGGGAGAGCGGTTACTGGCAGGACAAGCCGGCCATCAAGGAACTTCGGTACACCTCGTACGCCGACAACAACGCGCAGACCACCGCGCTGGCCACCGGCGCGTCCGAGTGGAGCTTCGTCTTCATCCCGGACTACCAGCAGGTCTTCGTCTCCAAGGACCCGCAGAACAACAAGGTCTGGGCGCCGGGCGTGCTGGGCATCCACGGCCTCTACATCAACACCACCCGCAAGCCGTTCGACGACCCGAAGCTGCGCCAGGCGATGAACATGGTCATCAACCGGGCGGACATCTTCAACCAGGCCGAGGCCGGCTACTTCCACCCGGAGCTGAAGAGCGTCACGGGTCTGCCGGAGGGCGCGGGTGACGCGTACATCACCGACGCGTACAAGGGCAAGAAGTTCTCGGTCGACGTGCCCGGCGCCAAGGCGCTGCTGCAGGAGGCCGGCTACAAGCTGGACGGCACCACGCTGAAGGACAAGACCGGCAAGCCGGTCACCATCGAGCTGAGCGACCCGGCGCCGTGGTCGGACTACCAGACCACGCTGGAGATCATCAAGAGCAACCTGGCCGAGATCGGCATCGCCGCCACGGTCGCCAAGCCGAACCAGAACGTCTGGGACCAGAACGTCCAGAAGGGCGACTTCGGCGCCGTCATGCGCTGGACCAACGGTGGCTCGACGCCGTTCGACATCTACCAGACGGTGATGGACGGCGACCTCTACAAGCCGCTGGGCACGCTGGCCCAGCAGGGCAACTTCGGCCGCTTCCAGAGCCCCGAGGCGACCGCCGCGCTGAAGGCCTACGCCAACGCGACCGACGACGCCGCCCGCACCACCGCCCTGGCCACGCTGCAGAAGATCTTCGTGGAGCAGGCCCCGATGCTGCCGATCGGCTCGGACAACGTCGGTGGCGCGTACAGCACCAAGAACTGGATCGGCTGGCCCACGGACGCGGACCCGTACGCCCCGATGCAGCCCACCCAGTCCGGCGCGCTCGACGTCATCATGCACCTCAAGCCCGCCGGCTCCTGA
- a CDS encoding NAD-dependent protein deacetylase — MVVMDLEVVEQVARLDDWLAEGGVVVLSGAGLSTDSGIPDYRGPSGSARRNAPMTYQAFTGDPLARRRYWARSHLGWRTIGLARPNEGHRAVARWQRAGLLHGVITQNVDGLHQAAGARDVVELHGNLARVTCLGCGALTPRADLETRLTAANPAFTAVAAAVNADGDVELAEAELDGFTVVDCAACGGLLKPDVVYFGETVPADRVSRAFDLVAGARTLLVLGSSLTVMSGRRFVLRAVKQGVRVAIVNRGVTRGEPYADLMIDAPLGVVLPNLAAETDVYRLLPQ; from the coding sequence ATGGTGGTCATGGACCTCGAGGTGGTGGAGCAGGTGGCCCGTCTGGACGACTGGCTGGCCGAGGGTGGCGTGGTGGTGCTCAGCGGGGCGGGCCTGTCCACCGACTCCGGCATCCCGGACTACCGGGGCCCGTCCGGCTCGGCCCGGCGCAACGCCCCGATGACGTACCAGGCGTTCACCGGCGATCCGCTGGCCCGCCGCCGGTACTGGGCACGCAGCCACCTGGGCTGGCGCACGATCGGGCTGGCCCGGCCGAACGAGGGGCACCGGGCGGTGGCCCGCTGGCAGCGGGCCGGCCTGCTGCACGGCGTGATCACGCAGAACGTGGACGGCCTGCACCAGGCGGCCGGCGCCCGGGACGTGGTGGAGTTGCACGGCAACCTGGCCCGGGTGACCTGCCTGGGCTGCGGCGCGCTGACCCCGCGGGCCGACCTGGAGACCCGGCTGACCGCGGCGAACCCGGCCTTCACCGCGGTCGCCGCGGCGGTGAACGCGGACGGCGACGTGGAACTGGCCGAGGCGGAGCTGGACGGGTTCACCGTGGTCGACTGCGCGGCCTGCGGCGGCCTGCTCAAACCGGACGTGGTGTATTTCGGGGAGACCGTCCCGGCCGACCGGGTCTCCCGGGCGTTCGACCTGGTCGCTGGCGCGCGCACGCTGCTGGTGCTGGGCTCCTCGCTGACCGTGATGTCCGGGCGGCGGTTCGTGCTGCGCGCCGTCAAGCAGGGCGTCCGGGTGGCGATCGTGAACCGCGGCGTCACCCGCGGCGAGCCGTACGCGGATCTGATGATCGACGCGCCGCTGGGCGTGGTCCTCCCCAATCTGGCCGCCGAGACCGATGTGTACCGATTGTTGCCGCAGTAA
- a CDS encoding ABC transporter ATP-binding protein, whose translation MAKPVLEIRGLNVGYGLGDQAVRAVRDVDLTLYRGEVLGLAGESGSGKSTLAYGMTRLLPPPGVITGGEVIYHPEEGEPYDVLSLSDRELRGFRWAETAIVFQGAMNSLNPVHKISVQLTDVLRAHRPEMTEAERTARAREMLKLVGIAADRMDAYPHQLSGGMRQRVMIGMALILQPQVVIMDEPTTALDVVMQRQILGQLIELRERLGFSVIFITHDLSLLVEFSNRIAIMYGGRIVEEAPAAAIYKDALHPYSKGLLGSFPALRGPRRELTGIPGSPPDLKGMPTGCSFHPRCPKAFEPCPDKIPVLTPHGGDRSVACWLHE comes from the coding sequence ATGGCCAAGCCGGTCCTGGAGATCCGCGGTCTGAACGTCGGCTACGGCCTCGGCGACCAGGCGGTCCGCGCGGTCCGTGACGTCGACCTGACCCTGTACCGCGGCGAGGTGCTCGGGCTGGCCGGCGAGAGCGGCTCGGGCAAGTCCACCCTGGCGTACGGGATGACCCGGCTGCTCCCGCCGCCCGGCGTGATCACCGGCGGCGAGGTGATCTACCACCCCGAGGAGGGCGAGCCGTACGACGTGCTCAGCCTCAGCGACCGCGAGCTGCGCGGCTTCCGCTGGGCCGAGACGGCGATCGTCTTCCAGGGCGCGATGAACTCGCTGAACCCGGTGCACAAGATCTCGGTCCAGCTCACCGACGTGCTCCGGGCCCACCGGCCGGAGATGACCGAGGCGGAGCGCACCGCCCGGGCCCGGGAGATGCTCAAGCTGGTCGGGATCGCCGCCGACCGGATGGACGCCTACCCGCACCAGCTCTCCGGCGGCATGCGGCAGCGCGTGATGATCGGCATGGCACTGATCCTGCAGCCGCAGGTGGTGATCATGGACGAGCCGACCACCGCGCTCGACGTGGTGATGCAGCGGCAGATCCTCGGCCAGCTGATCGAGCTGCGCGAGCGGCTCGGCTTCTCGGTCATCTTCATCACCCACGACCTGTCGCTGCTGGTGGAGTTCTCCAACCGGATCGCGATCATGTACGGCGGGCGGATCGTCGAGGAGGCGCCGGCCGCGGCGATCTACAAGGACGCGCTGCACCCGTACTCGAAGGGTCTGCTCGGGTCGTTCCCGGCGCTGCGCGGGCCGCGCCGGGAGCTGACCGGCATCCCGGGCTCGCCGCCCGACCTGAAGGGCATGCCGACCGGCTGCTCGTTCCACCCCCGGTGCCCGAAGGCCTTCGAGCCGTGCCCGGACAAGATTCCCGTGCTGACCCCGCATGGCGGCGACCGGTCGGTCGCCTGCTGGCTGCACGAGTGA
- a CDS encoding App1 family protein, whose amino-acid sequence MVAVTPAETAQVARMHRAALVEDAVHQIIERGLRNRGWKPYITAYTGYGAPGWARVMGRVLLSRPRLVRRKREKVRGWRSFTTTPVSGAVVRIEVGGSVTETRTDRSGYVDCRVKGDLEPGWATVRLHCEGAAPADAPIRVIDPAVRFGLISDIDDTVMVTALPRPMLAAWNTFVLDEHARMAVPGMAVLYERLVNANSGTPVIYLSTGAWNVAPTLTRFLSRHLYPAGPILLTDWGPTPDRWFRSGQEHKRTTLRRLAQEFPDIKWLLVGDDGQHDQEIYSEFAREHPDNVAAVAIRRLSPTQAVLAGAIPGPSETPEAVPSGGKTWFSAPDGAGLWSLLRDTDLTQ is encoded by the coding sequence ATGGTGGCGGTAACACCGGCGGAGACGGCGCAGGTGGCTCGGATGCACCGGGCGGCCCTGGTCGAGGACGCCGTGCACCAGATCATCGAGCGCGGTCTGCGTAACCGCGGCTGGAAGCCGTACATCACGGCCTACACCGGTTACGGCGCGCCCGGCTGGGCCCGGGTGATGGGCCGGGTGCTGCTCTCCCGGCCCCGCCTGGTCCGGCGGAAAAGGGAGAAGGTGCGCGGCTGGCGCAGCTTCACCACCACCCCGGTGAGCGGCGCGGTGGTGCGCATCGAGGTGGGCGGCAGCGTCACCGAGACCCGCACCGACCGCAGCGGCTATGTCGACTGCCGGGTCAAGGGCGACCTCGAGCCGGGCTGGGCCACCGTCCGGCTGCACTGCGAGGGCGCCGCCCCGGCCGACGCCCCGATCCGGGTGATCGATCCGGCCGTCCGGTTCGGCCTGATCTCCGACATCGACGACACCGTGATGGTCACCGCGCTGCCGCGGCCGATGCTCGCCGCGTGGAACACGTTCGTACTCGACGAGCACGCCCGGATGGCCGTGCCCGGCATGGCGGTCCTCTACGAGCGTCTGGTGAACGCCAACTCGGGCACCCCGGTGATCTACCTCTCCACCGGCGCGTGGAACGTGGCGCCCACCCTGACCCGCTTCCTCAGCCGGCACCTCTACCCGGCCGGTCCGATCCTGCTCACCGACTGGGGCCCGACCCCGGACCGCTGGTTCCGCAGCGGCCAGGAGCACAAACGCACCACGCTCCGCCGGCTCGCGCAGGAGTTCCCGGACATCAAGTGGCTGCTGGTCGGCGACGACGGCCAGCACGACCAGGAGATCTATTCGGAGTTCGCCCGCGAGCACCCGGACAACGTGGCGGCCGTGGCGATCCGCCGGCTCTCACCCACCCAGGCGGTGCTGGCCGGCGCCATCCCCGGGCCGTCCGAGACGCCCGAGGCGGTGCCGTCCGGCGGCAAGACCTGGTTCTCCGCCCCGGACGGCGCCGGCCTCTGGTCGCTGCTGCGCGACACGGACCTGACTCAGTGA
- a CDS encoding GH1 family beta-glucosidase yields MAATGRSPAGCTSEQRAGPLPSGPALTISVEGYLVSFTWGVATSAYQIEGAAAEDGRTPSIWDTFAHEVVGEHGDVACDHYHRMPSDVQLIKSLGVDAYRFSVSWTRVQPGGRGPANQPGLDFYDRLVDELLANGIEPWLTLYHWDLPQELEDAGGWPHRDTPYRFADFSRLVSDRLRDRVTNWQTLNEPWCVAYLGYEHGVHAPGRRSFPDALAATHHLLLGHGLAYDVVKSADNSVGIALNIGTATPHTDDPVDIAAGRRAHDNVAGIFLDPLVHGHYPVSVLADHGHLLPIRDGDLEIIKRKPDVLGVNFYFGQDFSGRDERGNTHDATGRAIVREIKPDAPETAMGWPVTPDRFTTLLLRLHREYGLPLAVTENGAVYDDHPDPDGYVADEERTAYLKAHVEAALAARDQGADVRGYFAWSLMDNFEWAEGYRRRFGLVAVDYATQRRTPKQSALWFSDRIRSGA; encoded by the coding sequence ATGGCGGCGACCGGTCGGTCGCCTGCTGGCTGCACGAGTGAGCAGAGGGCCGGTCCCCTGCCGTCGGGACCGGCCCTCACTATTTCCGTTGAGGGGTATCTGGTGAGTTTCACCTGGGGTGTGGCGACGTCGGCCTACCAGATCGAGGGGGCCGCCGCCGAGGACGGCCGGACACCGTCCATCTGGGACACGTTCGCGCACGAGGTGGTCGGCGAGCACGGCGACGTCGCGTGCGACCACTACCACCGGATGCCGTCCGACGTACAGCTGATCAAGAGTCTCGGGGTGGACGCGTACCGGTTCTCGGTGTCCTGGACCCGGGTGCAGCCGGGCGGGCGCGGGCCGGCGAACCAGCCCGGTCTGGACTTCTACGACCGGCTGGTCGACGAGCTGCTGGCCAACGGCATCGAACCGTGGCTGACGCTCTACCACTGGGACCTGCCGCAGGAGCTGGAGGACGCCGGCGGGTGGCCGCACCGGGACACGCCGTACCGGTTCGCGGACTTCTCGCGGCTGGTCTCCGACCGGTTGCGGGACCGGGTGACGAACTGGCAGACGCTGAACGAGCCGTGGTGCGTGGCCTATCTCGGGTACGAGCACGGGGTGCACGCTCCCGGCCGGCGCTCCTTCCCGGACGCGCTGGCCGCCACCCACCATCTGCTGCTCGGACACGGCCTGGCCTACGACGTCGTGAAGAGTGCCGACAACTCGGTCGGCATCGCGCTCAACATCGGCACCGCCACCCCGCACACCGACGACCCGGTGGACATCGCCGCCGGCCGGCGCGCCCACGACAACGTCGCCGGGATCTTCCTGGACCCGCTGGTCCACGGCCACTACCCCGTCTCGGTCCTCGCCGACCACGGCCACCTGCTGCCGATCCGGGACGGCGACCTGGAGATCATCAAGCGGAAGCCGGACGTGCTGGGCGTCAACTTCTACTTCGGACAGGACTTCAGCGGCCGCGACGAGCGGGGCAACACCCACGACGCGACCGGCCGGGCGATCGTCCGGGAGATCAAGCCGGACGCGCCGGAGACCGCGATGGGCTGGCCGGTCACCCCGGACCGGTTCACCACGCTGCTGCTGCGCCTGCACCGGGAGTACGGCCTGCCGCTCGCGGTCACCGAGAACGGGGCGGTCTACGACGACCATCCCGACCCGGACGGCTACGTCGCCGACGAGGAGCGGACGGCGTACCTGAAGGCGCACGTCGAGGCCGCGCTCGCGGCCCGCGACCAGGGCGCCGACGTGCGCGGCTACTTCGCCTGGTCGCTGATGGACAACTTCGAGTGGGCGGAGGGCTACCGCCGCCGGTTCGGCCTGGTCGCGGTCGACTACGCGACGCAGCGACGGACGCCGAAACAGAGTGCGCTGTGGTTCTCCGACCGCATACGCTCCGGCGCGTGA
- a CDS encoding ABC transporter permease, whose amino-acid sequence MTIPTSSIEQVIPGQGSMAQPDTPKKAKRQRFRFISNRKAALGLIVLGVYVLFAIIGPWVAPYDPSARSNDLLQPPSGEHWLGTTHLGQDVFSQLLEGTRSVMFVGFFAGTVATVLSVLIGVTAGYLGGKTDEGLSALSNVFLVIPALPLIIIITSTLQNAEDWLIALVIGLTSWSWNARVLRAQTLSLRRRDFVDASRATGEKTWRVIVFELMPNLTAVIASGFVGTVIFAVLSEITLAFIGVASANTWNWGTILFWAQGQQALAREAWWWFIPAGLAIALLGTALSLINFGIDEFVSPRLRSVGKTKIKTASGTTVRMRIGFTPVLSSTTATPVVRPQKETV is encoded by the coding sequence ATGACCATCCCCACCTCCAGCATCGAGCAGGTCATCCCCGGCCAGGGCTCGATGGCGCAGCCGGACACCCCGAAGAAGGCCAAGCGGCAGCGCTTCCGCTTCATCAGCAACCGCAAGGCCGCGCTCGGCCTGATCGTGCTCGGTGTCTACGTGCTGTTCGCGATCATCGGCCCCTGGGTCGCCCCGTACGACCCCAGCGCCCGCAGCAACGACCTGCTCCAGCCGCCCTCCGGCGAGCACTGGCTGGGCACCACCCACCTCGGGCAGGACGTCTTCAGCCAGCTGCTGGAAGGCACCCGCAGCGTGATGTTCGTCGGCTTCTTCGCCGGCACCGTCGCCACCGTGCTCTCGGTGCTGATCGGGGTGACCGCCGGCTACCTGGGCGGCAAGACCGACGAGGGCCTCTCCGCGCTCTCCAACGTCTTCCTGGTCATCCCGGCCCTGCCGCTGATCATCATCATCACGTCCACCCTGCAGAACGCCGAGGACTGGCTGATCGCGCTGGTCATCGGCCTCACCTCGTGGTCGTGGAACGCCCGGGTGCTGCGCGCGCAGACGCTGTCGCTGCGCCGGCGTGACTTCGTCGACGCGTCCCGGGCCACCGGCGAGAAGACCTGGCGGGTGATCGTCTTCGAGCTGATGCCGAACCTGACCGCGGTGATCGCCTCCGGTTTCGTCGGCACGGTCATCTTCGCGGTGCTCTCCGAGATCACCCTGGCGTTCATCGGCGTCGCCTCGGCCAACACCTGGAACTGGGGCACCATCCTGTTCTGGGCGCAGGGCCAGCAGGCGCTCGCCCGCGAGGCGTGGTGGTGGTTCATCCCGGCCGGTCTGGCGATCGCGCTGCTCGGCACCGCCCTGTCGCTGATCAACTTCGGGATCGACGAGTTCGTCAGCCCGCGCCTGCGCAGCGTCGGCAAGACCAAGATCAAGACCGCCTCCGGCACTACCGTACGGATGCGCATCGGGTTCACCCCGGTACTGAGCAGCACCACGGCGACCCCGGTCGTCCGCCCGCAGAAGGAGACGGTCTGA
- a CDS encoding ABC transporter ATP-binding protein, with product MTSIPDAKAPAGEVVLEAIGLTKHFPVRRKLRDLFSNRKDAVHAVDDVNLTLRRGKVVALVGESGSGKSTIARLLAQLYPRTGGDIRLHGETTKVKGGAAFRRYCSQVQMIFQDPFASLNPTHTIRYHLTRSLKIHDNAGKTEQDLERALTDLLERVQLTPPERYLDKFPHELSGGQRQRVAIARALGAQPEALLADEPVSMLDVSIRLGVLNLLRDLRDRLNLAILYITHDIASARYFADETMVMYAGRMVEGGDSETVTQSPAHPYTRLLIESAPDPDRLAGLSDAEGKDAGNGEPPSLIRPPAGCRFHPRCPAAMERCRTDLPVPLQIGDAPGHWAACWLYDRDEVAK from the coding sequence ATGACGTCGATTCCCGACGCGAAAGCGCCGGCCGGCGAGGTGGTGCTTGAGGCGATCGGCCTGACCAAGCACTTCCCCGTCCGCCGGAAGCTGCGCGACCTGTTCTCGAATCGGAAAGACGCGGTCCACGCCGTCGATGACGTGAACCTCACTCTCCGCCGCGGCAAAGTGGTGGCCCTGGTCGGCGAGTCCGGCTCGGGCAAGTCCACCATCGCCCGGTTGCTCGCCCAGCTCTACCCCCGCACCGGCGGGGACATCCGGCTGCACGGCGAGACGACCAAGGTCAAGGGAGGAGCGGCGTTCCGCCGATACTGCTCCCAGGTTCAGATGATCTTCCAGGACCCGTTCGCGTCGCTGAACCCGACGCACACCATCCGGTACCACCTGACCCGGTCGTTGAAGATCCACGACAACGCCGGCAAGACCGAGCAGGACCTGGAGCGGGCGCTCACCGATCTGCTGGAGCGGGTGCAGCTGACCCCGCCGGAACGGTACCTGGACAAGTTCCCGCACGAGCTCTCCGGTGGCCAGCGTCAGCGCGTGGCGATCGCCCGGGCACTCGGCGCGCAGCCCGAGGCGCTGCTCGCCGACGAGCCGGTGTCCATGCTGGACGTGTCGATCCGGCTCGGGGTGCTGAACCTGCTGCGGGACCTGCGGGACCGGCTGAACCTGGCGATCCTCTACATCACCCATGACATCGCGTCGGCCCGGTACTTCGCCGACGAGACGATGGTCATGTACGCCGGCCGGATGGTCGAGGGTGGCGACAGCGAGACGGTGACACAGTCGCCGGCTCACCCGTACACCAGACTGCTGATCGAATCCGCGCCGGACCCGGACCGGCTCGCCGGGTTGTCCGACGCCGAAGGCAAGGACGCCGGCAACGGCGAACCGCCGAGCCTGATCCGCCCGCCGGCCGGCTGCCGGTTCCACCCGCGCTGCCCGGCCGCGATGGAGCGCTGCCGCACCGACCTGCCGGTCCCCCTGCAGATCGGCGACGCGCCCGGCCACTGGGCCGCCTGCTGGCTGTACGACCGTGACGAGGTGGCCAAGTGA
- a CDS encoding ABC transporter permease produces MKYLLQRLAFYLFTAWAAITLNFFIPRLIPGDPVQSLITKFQGQISTEAVDSLYVLFGLDENKSLWQEYLDYWNQLLHGDLGLSFTFFPTPVSEIISKSLPWTLMLVGITTIISFFLGTGLGILAGWRRGSWADGLLPVTTFLSSVPYFWLGIIAIYLLTGPDSFFPSSGGFDNGLVPAFDQYFIPSAIRHSLLPALTILISSVSGWILSMRNMMVTVSSEDYITVAHAKGLSDRRVATSYAARNALLPNVSGFALSLGFIVGGTLLVEIVFSYPGIGFQLFQALGATDYPLMQGIFLIITISVLVANLLADVAYLLLDPRTRKEG; encoded by the coding sequence GTGAAGTATCTCCTGCAACGCCTGGCGTTCTACCTGTTCACCGCCTGGGCCGCGATCACGCTGAACTTCTTCATCCCGCGCCTGATCCCCGGTGACCCGGTGCAGTCGCTGATCACCAAGTTCCAGGGCCAGATCAGCACCGAGGCGGTCGACTCGCTGTACGTGCTGTTCGGCCTGGACGAGAACAAGAGCCTCTGGCAGGAGTACCTGGACTACTGGAACCAGCTGCTGCACGGTGACCTGGGCCTGTCCTTCACGTTCTTCCCGACCCCGGTCTCGGAGATCATCTCGAAGAGCCTGCCCTGGACGCTGATGCTGGTCGGCATCACCACGATCATCAGCTTCTTCCTCGGCACCGGCCTGGGCATCCTGGCCGGCTGGCGGCGCGGCTCGTGGGCCGACGGGCTGCTGCCGGTGACCACGTTCCTCTCCTCGGTGCCCTACTTCTGGCTCGGCATCATCGCGATCTACCTGCTCACCGGCCCGGACAGCTTCTTCCCGTCGTCCGGCGGCTTCGACAACGGCCTGGTGCCAGCGTTCGACCAGTACTTCATCCCGAGCGCGATCCGGCACAGCCTGCTGCCCGCACTGACCATCCTGATCTCCTCGGTCAGCGGCTGGATCCTGAGCATGCGCAACATGATGGTGACCGTGTCCAGTGAGGACTACATCACCGTGGCGCACGCCAAGGGACTCTCCGACCGGCGGGTGGCGACCAGTTACGCGGCCCGCAACGCGCTGCTGCCGAACGTCTCCGGCTTCGCGCTGTCGCTCGGCTTCATCGTCGGCGGCACGCTGCTGGTGGAGATCGTCTTCTCCTACCCGGGCATCGGCTTCCAGCTCTTCCAGGCGCTGGGCGCGACGGACTACCCGCTGATGCAGGGCATCTTCCTGATCATCACGATCTCGGTGCTGGTGGCGAACCTGCTCGCGGACGTGGCGTACCTGCTCCTCGACCCGCGCACCCGCAAGGAGGGCTGA